Proteins encoded in a region of the Pseudomonas syringae KCTC 12500 genome:
- a CDS encoding SMP-30/gluconolactonase/LRE family protein, with translation MKPTRKKHFLRPSSWLLGGALLAAGSAGATDAVAPVRQVVIDPAFSQLVAPQARVELLSDQAKWAEGPLCLADGRLIWSDIKANKVSSWQAKGGVSTWLEKADFQNGHTLDGQGRVVAASHGKRGIVRQEPNGEWHTLVDTYQGKRLNSPNDVVADKSGTLWFSDPTFGVLSKSEGYGGKPEQGGEFIYRYVPDTGEITRLDTPEVHSPNGLAFSPDQQLLYVADSQMAHDFTNKKLAHRIMVYQVRDGRLINGKVFADIEPGIPDGIAVDALGNLWSSSKEGIQVFSAAGKPLGKLLVSAADTSNLTFCSSEQTSWAYITAANKVLRVQVMKSVAGQ, from the coding sequence ATGAAACCGACCCGTAAAAAACACTTTCTGCGCCCCTCCTCATGGTTATTGGGCGGTGCGCTCCTGGCCGCAGGTTCAGCAGGCGCAACCGACGCCGTCGCCCCTGTTCGGCAAGTGGTTATCGATCCAGCCTTCAGTCAACTGGTTGCCCCCCAGGCCCGCGTCGAGCTGCTGAGCGATCAGGCGAAGTGGGCAGAAGGCCCGCTGTGCCTGGCCGATGGCCGTTTGATCTGGAGTGACATCAAGGCCAACAAAGTCAGCAGTTGGCAGGCAAAGGGTGGCGTGTCTACCTGGCTGGAAAAGGCCGACTTTCAAAATGGGCATACGCTCGACGGCCAGGGCCGTGTGGTGGCGGCCTCGCATGGCAAGCGCGGCATCGTGCGACAGGAGCCTAATGGTGAGTGGCATACGTTGGTCGACACCTACCAGGGCAAACGGCTGAACAGCCCGAACGATGTCGTGGCGGATAAGAGCGGCACTCTCTGGTTTTCCGATCCCACCTTCGGGGTGCTGAGCAAAAGCGAGGGCTATGGCGGCAAGCCCGAGCAAGGCGGCGAGTTCATCTATCGCTACGTACCCGACACCGGGGAAATCACCCGCCTCGACACCCCCGAAGTCCACTCGCCCAACGGCCTGGCCTTCTCGCCGGATCAACAGCTGCTTTATGTGGCCGACTCACAAATGGCCCACGACTTCACCAACAAGAAGCTGGCACATCGCATCATGGTCTATCAGGTGCGCGACGGTCGCTTGATCAACGGCAAAGTGTTCGCTGACATCGAGCCCGGCATCCCTGACGGGATCGCAGTCGACGCGCTGGGTAATCTGTGGAGCAGCAGCAAGGAAGGTATTCAGGTGTTTTCCGCAGCAGGCAAGCCACTCGGCAAACTGCTGGTCTCGGCTGCCGATACCAGCAACCTGACGTTCTGCTCCAGCGAGCAGACAAGCTGGGCGTACATTACCGCTGCCAACAAGGTGCTCAGGGTGCAGGTGATGAAGAGCGTTGCGGGTCAGTAA